The following are encoded together in the Ranitomeya imitator isolate aRanImi1 chromosome 4, aRanImi1.pri, whole genome shotgun sequence genome:
- the LOC138674504 gene encoding uncharacterized protein produces the protein MPHVQPHWRLSPQQNHLLLLTALLLLHHHSEQEQSRRRIRRRPKRMWVHPIINEREEKGHFHVLYQDLRSFPEKFIQFCRLTIQAFDRLLIILAPQLSYEDTCMRRSISAEERLLITLRFLATGESYTSLHLQFRVGKSTISQIVRCTCAVIWQKLQPIVMPCPTEETWLQVAAGFQSVANFPNCVGAVDGKHVRVLKPPRSGSRFFIYKKYFSVVLMAVADAHYKFVAIDVGAYGSSGDSRVLQSSQIGLQILRDGGTLPAPRPLPGSTHPIPFVMVADEAFPLKTNLLRPYPRRALDDRRRIFNYWLSRARKYVECTFGIMCSQWRIFHTAIQLDMETVDTVIKACCVLHNYVWDYSTEVVEESQLSELIAVDNLRQGRQSISGLRVRETFTDYFMSPEGAVH, from the exons ATGCCACACGTTCAGCCCCATTGGCGTCTTTCGCCACAACAAAACCATCTTTTGTTGCTGACGGCACTGCTTTTGCTGCACCACCACAGTGAGCAG gagcaatctcggAGAAGGATTAGAAGACGTCCAAAACggatgtgggttcatcccattATTAATGAGcgggaggaaaagggacacttccatgtcctttatcaagatttaaggag tttTCCTGAGAAATTTATCCAGTTTTGCCGGCTTACGATTCAGGCATTTGATCGCCTTCTGATAATTCTGGCTCCACAACTCAGCTACGAAGACACATGCATGCGAAGATcaatctctgctgaggaaaggctgctcatcaccttgcg gtttttggccacaggagagagctacacatccctgcacctccaatttagggttggcaaatccaccatctctcaaattgtgaggtgcacatgtgccgtcatctggcagaagttgcagcccatcgtgatgccttgcccaaccgaggagacttggctgcaggtagcagcaggctttcagtctgtggccaatttccccaactgcgtaggtgctgtcgatggcaaacatgtgagagtgctgaagccaccaagatcaggatcacgcttctttatttataagaagtatttttctgtggtcctgatggcggtggctgatgcccattacaagtttgttgccatcgacgttggtgcttatggcagttctggggactctcgggtgctgcaatcatcacagattggacttcaaattcttcgagatggtggaacgctcccagccccaagacctttgcccggTTCCACACATCCTATACCCTTTGTGATGGTAgcggatgaggcatttcccttaaaaactaacctgctgcgcccatacccacgaagggcacTGGATGACCGGCGGAGGATTTTCAACTATTGGCTGAGCCGTGCACGaaaatatgtggaatgcacctttgggatcatgtgtagtcagtggaggatctttcacactgccatccagcTAGATATGGAGACCGTTGACACTGTGATCAAGGCATGCTGTGTTCTCCACAACTACGTTTGGGACTACAGCACAGAGGTAGTTGAGGAGTCACAGCTGTCTGAATTAATTGCAGTGGACAACTTGCGTCAAGGCAGGCAATCCATCTCGGGGTTGCGTGTGCGAgaaaccttcactgactacttcatgagtcctgaaggtgccgtgcactga